The following proteins are encoded in a genomic region of Brachypodium distachyon strain Bd21 chromosome 1, Brachypodium_distachyon_v3.0, whole genome shotgun sequence:
- the LOC100838235 gene encoding protein ECERIFERUM 26-like, with protein sequence MPTAAAATAAGMATGPGSRVTRYAKSTAASVTPVRPGKTHALSALDNAMEWHAVHLVLYCRAAPGVGRDALKESLSEALSLYPAMTGRLVRAAQGEEGGAAGGWIVKCNDAGVRTVDATAAVTLDEWLATASADEEMDLAYFEQMGAEPYIWSPFYVQLTEFTDKSYALGLSCTHVHNDPTAASLFFHGWAAAHRRATSPYPPFLHSPSFAVSPTTPPSPPPLLAAKSTAAPAPPNSDAAMSSATFHFPAAAMRALLSSLEPGATPFAALAALFWLRVAGHDAAESRQKELTLALDFRKKMRAPLPTGYYGSAVHFTRARADLSSPLAAVAAALDACVAGVPEEELWAALEWLHARQASAPGGGGGGEPFQMYGPELTCVALDHVPMYGTEFVAGEPPARVACRVGGAEGEGVVIVMPAAEGGEARDVVVTLPADAAARVCRDGELLRYGARVVAGSKVETGPKAQ encoded by the exons atgccgacggcggcggcggcgacagcggcGGGGATGGCGACGGGGCCGGGGAGCCGGGTGACGCGGTACGCCAagtcgacggcggcgtcggtgACGCCGGTGCGGCCGGGCAAGACGCACGCGCTCTCGGCGCTGGACAACGCCATGGAGTGGCACGCCGTGCACCTGGTGCTCTactgccgcgccgcgcccggcgTGGGCAGGGACGCGCTCAAGGAGTCGCTCTCCGAGGCGCTCTCGCTCTACCCGGCCATGACCGGCCggctcgtccgcgccgcccaaggggaagaagggggcgcggcgggcggaTGGATCGTGAAGTGCAACGATGCCGGCGTGCGCACGGTGGACGCGACGGCGGCCGTCACGCTGGACGAGTGGCTCGCCACGGCGTCCGCCGACGAGGAGATGGACCTTGCATACTTCGAGCAGATGGGGGCCGAGCCCTACATCTGGTCTCCCTTCTATGTTCAG CTGACGGAGTTCACGGACAAGTCGTACGCGCTGGGGCTGAGCTGCACGCACGTCCACAACGACCCCACGGCGGcctccctcttcttccacgGCTGGGCCGCCGCGCACCGCCGGGCCACCAGCCCCTACCCGCCCTTCCTCCACTCCCCGTCCTTCGCCGTCTCCCCCACCACGCCcccctcgcctccgcctctgctcGCCGCCAAatccaccgccgcccccgctCCGCCTAATTCCGATGCGGCCATGTCATCCGCCACGTTCCActtccctgccgccgccatgcgcGCGCTCCTGTCCTCCCTCGAGCCCGGCGCCACCCCGttcgccgccctcgccgcgctcTTCTGGCTCCGCGTCGCGGGCCACGACGCGGCCGAGAGTCGTCAGAAGGAGCTGACGCTGGCGCTCGACTTCCGCAAGAAGATGCGCGCGCCGCTGCCGACGGGGTACTACGGGAGCGCCGTCCACTTcacccgcgcgcgcgccgacCTGTCCTCGCCGCtcgcggccgtggcggccgcGCTGGACGCGTGCGTGGCCGGCGTGCCTGAAGAGGAGCTGTGGGCCGCCCTGGAGTGGCTGCACGCGCGCCAGGCATCcgcccccggcggcggcggaggcggcgagccCTTTCAGATGTACGGGCCGGAGCTCACGTGCGTGGCGCTGGACCACGTGCCCATGTACGGCACCGAGTTCGTGGCGGGCGAGCCCCCCGCGCGCGTGGCGTGCCGCGTCGGGGGGGCGGAAGGGGAAGGGGTGGTGATCGTGATGCCCGCGGCAGagggcggcgaggcgagggACGTGGTGGTCACGCTCCCGGCCGACGCGGCGGCCAGGGTCTGCCGcgacggcgagctcctccGGTACGGCGCCCGGGTGGTGGCTGGGTCGAAAGTGGAAACGGGGCCCAAGGCCCAGTAA
- the LOC100830670 gene encoding heat stress transcription factor A-2a isoform X2: protein MDGLGEAGPTPFLTKTYDVVSDHSTDTVVSWSVAGNSFVVWDAHAFSRVLLPRYFKHGNFSSFVRQLNTYGFRKVDPDRWEFAAEGFLRGQKELLKTIRRRRPLSSSSSAQQQQQQGAAAGCLEVGQFGHEGEVHRLKRDKGVLISEVVKLRQEQQATRAQMQAMEARIVATEQKQQQMTVFLARAMKSPGFLQMLIDRQQGQGPQGHLGPGQAQLRRELEDALSKKRRRPIDYLLPRNGDTSAASYSAAAAAAAARDYVPGLADGHARAEDGRSGGGEDTESFWMELLSLGLEEKQGGGAGGGSGSGEGGGAETDNEVDDEVDVLVQSLYHLSPGGAHNAE, encoded by the exons ATGGACGGGCTCGGCGAGGCCGGGCCGACGCCGTTCCTGACCAAGACGTACGACGTGGTGTCCGACCACAGCACGGACACCGTCGTGTCGTGGAGCGTCGCCGGCAACAGCTTCGTGGTGTGGGACGCCCACGCCTTCTCCAGGGTGCTCCTCCCGCGCTACTTCAAGCACGGCAACTTCTCCAGCTTCGTCCGCCAGCTCAACACCTAT GGGTTCAGGAAGGTTGATCCGGACAGGTGGGAGTTCGCGGCAGAGGGGTTCCTGCGGGGCCAGAAGGAGCTCCTGAAGACgatcaggcggcggcggccattgtcgtcttcgtcgtcggcacaacagcagcagcagcagggggcggcggcggggtgtcTGGAGGTGGGGCAGTTCGGGCACGAAGGCGAGGTGCACCGGCTGAAGCGGGACAAGGGCGTCCTGATCTCCGAGGTGGTGAAGCTGCggcaggagcagcaggcgACCCGCGCGCAGATGCAGGCCATGGAGGCCCGCATCGTCGCCAcggagcagaagcagcagcagatgacGGTCTTCCTGGCGCGCGCCATGAAGAGCCCCGGCTTCCTCCAGATGCTCATTGACCGCCAACAGGGCCAAGGCCCACAGGGCCACCTGGGCCCGGGCCAGGCCCAGCTGCGGAGGGAGCTCGAGGACGCGCTCTCCAAGAAGCGCCGCCGGCCCATCGATTACCTCCTCCCCCGCAACGGCGATACCAGCGCCGCAAGTTacagcgccgcggcggcggccgctgcagcACGTGATTACGTTCCCGGACTTGCCGACGGCCATGCGAGGGCGGAGGACGGccgaagcggcggcggggaggacaCCGAGAGCTTCTGGATGGAGCTGCTGAGCCTCGGCCTGGAGGAGAagcagggaggaggagcagggggcggcagcggcagcggggaAGGGGGCGGCGCCGAGACGGACAACGAggtggacgacgaggtggACGTGCTCGTGCAGAGCCTGTACCACCTCAGCCCCGGCGGAGCCCACAACGCAGAGTGA
- the LOC100830670 gene encoding heat stress transcription factor A-2a isoform X1, giving the protein MYPFSGIVKEEEFDFAGAYYAAEDGGSPSSWAAGAGASELPRPMDGLGEAGPTPFLTKTYDVVSDHSTDTVVSWSVAGNSFVVWDAHAFSRVLLPRYFKHGNFSSFVRQLNTYGFRKVDPDRWEFAAEGFLRGQKELLKTIRRRRPLSSSSSAQQQQQQGAAAGCLEVGQFGHEGEVHRLKRDKGVLISEVVKLRQEQQATRAQMQAMEARIVATEQKQQQMTVFLARAMKSPGFLQMLIDRQQGQGPQGHLGPGQAQLRRELEDALSKKRRRPIDYLLPRNGDTSAASYSAAAAAAAARDYVPGLADGHARAEDGRSGGGEDTESFWMELLSLGLEEKQGGGAGGGSGSGEGGGAETDNEVDDEVDVLVQSLYHLSPGGAHNAE; this is encoded by the exons ATGTATCCGTTCAGCGGCATTGTGAAAGAGGAGGAATTCGACTTCGCGGGAGCTTACTACGCAGCGGAAGATGGCGGCTCGCCGTCTTCctgggccgccggcgccggcgcatcGGAGCTTCCCCGGCCGATGGACGGGCTCGGCGAGGCCGGGCCGACGCCGTTCCTGACCAAGACGTACGACGTGGTGTCCGACCACAGCACGGACACCGTCGTGTCGTGGAGCGTCGCCGGCAACAGCTTCGTGGTGTGGGACGCCCACGCCTTCTCCAGGGTGCTCCTCCCGCGCTACTTCAAGCACGGCAACTTCTCCAGCTTCGTCCGCCAGCTCAACACCTAT GGGTTCAGGAAGGTTGATCCGGACAGGTGGGAGTTCGCGGCAGAGGGGTTCCTGCGGGGCCAGAAGGAGCTCCTGAAGACgatcaggcggcggcggccattgtcgtcttcgtcgtcggcacaacagcagcagcagcagggggcggcggcggggtgtcTGGAGGTGGGGCAGTTCGGGCACGAAGGCGAGGTGCACCGGCTGAAGCGGGACAAGGGCGTCCTGATCTCCGAGGTGGTGAAGCTGCggcaggagcagcaggcgACCCGCGCGCAGATGCAGGCCATGGAGGCCCGCATCGTCGCCAcggagcagaagcagcagcagatgacGGTCTTCCTGGCGCGCGCCATGAAGAGCCCCGGCTTCCTCCAGATGCTCATTGACCGCCAACAGGGCCAAGGCCCACAGGGCCACCTGGGCCCGGGCCAGGCCCAGCTGCGGAGGGAGCTCGAGGACGCGCTCTCCAAGAAGCGCCGCCGGCCCATCGATTACCTCCTCCCCCGCAACGGCGATACCAGCGCCGCAAGTTacagcgccgcggcggcggccgctgcagcACGTGATTACGTTCCCGGACTTGCCGACGGCCATGCGAGGGCGGAGGACGGccgaagcggcggcggggaggacaCCGAGAGCTTCTGGATGGAGCTGCTGAGCCTCGGCCTGGAGGAGAagcagggaggaggagcagggggcggcagcggcagcggggaAGGGGGCGGCGCCGAGACGGACAACGAggtggacgacgaggtggACGTGCTCGTGCAGAGCCTGTACCACCTCAGCCCCGGCGGAGCCCACAACGCAGAGTGA